From one Streptomyces sp. R41 genomic stretch:
- a CDS encoding adenylosuccinate lyase produces MDEALRSLTERIRSEAGASAEYDRLLAAADLDELAAVLTAPGQPLWARELVAFRLGVAGDRRAFEALVLLLNHRDPQRCASAAFALARLGDPRTARAAAALATNELRVAYALHPVRLLVELRAPEAVPALITTLERRLRPHDPYRRVALACVEGLGALGDVRARPVLNEALAHPALAEAAVHALARLPKDEA; encoded by the coding sequence ATGGACGAAGCGTTGCGATCACTCACGGAGCGTATAAGGAGCGAGGCCGGGGCCTCGGCGGAGTACGACCGTCTGCTGGCGGCCGCGGACCTCGACGAGCTGGCGGCGGTGCTGACCGCGCCCGGGCAGCCACTGTGGGCCCGGGAGCTGGTCGCCTTCCGGCTCGGAGTCGCCGGGGACCGACGGGCCTTCGAGGCGCTCGTCCTGTTGCTCAACCACCGCGACCCGCAGCGCTGCGCGTCCGCCGCATTCGCCCTGGCCCGGCTCGGCGACCCCCGCACGGCCCGCGCGGCGGCCGCGCTCGCCACGAACGAGCTGCGCGTGGCCTACGCGCTCCACCCGGTACGGCTCCTGGTCGAGCTGCGCGCACCCGAGGCCGTGCCCGCGCTGATCACCACCCTGGAACGCAGGCTGCGCCCGCACGATCCGTACCGCAGGGTCGCACTCGCGTGCGTGGAGGGCCTGGGCGCGCTGGGGGACGTACGCGCGAGACCCGTCCTGAACGAGGCGCTGGCGCATCCGGCGCTCGCGGAGGCGGCCGTGCACGCGCTGGCGCGGCTGCCGAAGGATGAGGCGTAG
- a CDS encoding phosphatidylserine decarboxylase, which translates to MPHSQTSAPRGRVRLARGASPWLLPTVATAALSLARARRSGAAKAVAVPATALAAGMLWFFRDPEREITQGRVISPADGVVQSIMPWKDGRTRVAIFMSPLNVHVNRAPLSGTVTSVEHIPGGFVPAFNKESENNERVVWHFDTELGDIEMIQIAGAVARRIVPYIPQGTKVEQGDRIGLIRFGSRVDIYLPEGVEVDVEVGQKTVAGVTRIDRD; encoded by the coding sequence ATGCCCCACAGCCAAACCTCTGCACCACGCGGCCGGGTCCGCCTCGCGCGCGGAGCATCGCCGTGGCTTCTCCCGACCGTTGCCACCGCAGCACTCAGCCTGGCCCGCGCGCGCCGCTCCGGCGCCGCCAAGGCCGTGGCCGTACCCGCCACCGCGCTCGCGGCGGGCATGCTGTGGTTCTTCCGCGACCCCGAGCGCGAGATCACCCAGGGCCGGGTCATCTCGCCCGCCGACGGTGTGGTGCAGAGCATCATGCCGTGGAAGGACGGGCGCACCCGCGTCGCGATCTTCATGAGCCCGCTCAACGTCCACGTCAACCGCGCGCCGCTCTCCGGCACGGTGACCTCGGTCGAGCACATCCCCGGTGGGTTCGTTCCGGCGTTCAACAAGGAGAGCGAGAACAACGAGCGAGTCGTCTGGCACTTCGACACCGAGCTCGGCGACATCGAGATGATCCAGATCGCCGGAGCGGTCGCCCGGCGTATCGTGCCGTACATCCCCCAGGGCACGAAGGTCGAGCAGGGCGACCGAATCGGGCTGATCCGCTTCGGCTCGCGCGTCGACATCTACCTCCCCGAGGGTGTCGAGGTCGACGTGGAGGTCGGTCAGAAGACCGTGGCTGGGGTGACTCGAATTGACCGTGATTGA
- the pssA gene encoding CDP-diacylglycerol--serine O-phosphatidyltransferase yields MPEADEVDDEEEMPLSLRLSIADTLTLGNATCGFMAVYFTTTGILIPHLTGSQETGMARHSAATAVILMLCAAVFDLFDGLVARKLRSSPMGAELDNLSDLISFGLAPAYFVLVYGMVADDAHQRVAAVGAIVVLLAVVLRLARFSCVTVKDGTFQGMPSPFGALTVVSIVLLELPFVATLMAIIGTAWLMVSRVEYPKPRGRLAVAMLSWIVLSMGLLAAWAFDAPSGQLLLQTGCALQLVMGAVIPLFATARRVNNFRDNRREARAAQLP; encoded by the coding sequence GTGCCGGAGGCCGACGAGGTGGACGACGAGGAGGAGATGCCCCTCTCGCTCCGCCTCTCAATAGCGGACACCCTCACCCTCGGCAACGCCACGTGCGGCTTCATGGCGGTGTACTTCACCACCACGGGCATCCTCATCCCGCACCTCACCGGCAGCCAGGAGACGGGCATGGCGCGGCACAGCGCCGCCACGGCCGTCATCCTGATGCTCTGCGCGGCGGTCTTCGACCTCTTCGACGGTCTGGTCGCCCGCAAGCTGCGCTCCTCCCCCATGGGCGCGGAACTGGACAACCTGTCCGACCTGATCAGCTTCGGTCTGGCCCCGGCCTACTTCGTGCTGGTCTACGGCATGGTCGCGGACGACGCGCATCAGCGGGTGGCGGCGGTCGGGGCCATCGTGGTCCTGCTGGCCGTGGTGCTGAGACTCGCTCGCTTCTCCTGCGTCACCGTCAAGGACGGCACGTTCCAGGGCATGCCGTCGCCGTTCGGTGCGCTGACCGTGGTCTCCATCGTCCTGCTGGAGCTTCCGTTCGTCGCCACGCTCATGGCGATCATCGGTACCGCGTGGCTGATGGTGAGCCGGGTCGAGTACCCGAAGCCGCGGGGGCGCCTCGCGGTGGCGATGCTCTCCTGGATCGTGCTCAGCATGGGGCTGCTGGCGGCGTGGGCCTTCGACGCGCCGAGTGGCCAGCTGCTCCTTCAGACCGGCTGCGCGCTGCAGCTCGTCATGGGCGCCGTGATTCCCCTCTTCGCTACCGCTCGGAGGGTGAACAACTTCCGGGACAATCGCCGGGAGGCGCGAGCGGCGCAGCTGCCGTAG
- a CDS encoding acyl-CoA dehydrogenase family protein, with product MARLAQTAGLTDIQQEILSTVRDFVDKEIIPVATELEHRDEYPQQIVDGLKELGLFGLMIPEEYGGLGESLLTYALCVEEIARGWMSVSGIINTHFIVAYMLKQHGTQEQKDYFLPRMALGEVRGAFSMSEPGLGSDVSAITSKAVKDGDEYVLNGQKMWLTNGGTSTLVAVLVRSDEGHPEGSAPHKSMTTFLVEKEPGFGEVRPGLTIPGKIDKMGYKGVDTTELIMDGLRIPANRVLGGTTGRGFYQMMDGVEVGRVNVAARGCGVAQRAFELGVSYAQQRHTFGKPIAQHQAIQFKLAEMATKVEAAHAMMVNAARKKDSGERNDLEAGMAKYLASEYCKEVVEDAFRIHGGYGFSKEYEIERLYREAPMLLIGEGTAEIQKMIIGRRLLEEYRLQG from the coding sequence ATGGCGCGACTCGCCCAGACCGCCGGTCTGACCGACATCCAGCAGGAGATCCTCTCCACCGTCCGCGACTTCGTGGACAAGGAGATCATCCCGGTCGCGACCGAGCTGGAACACCGCGACGAGTACCCGCAGCAGATCGTCGACGGCCTCAAGGAGCTGGGCCTCTTCGGGCTGATGATCCCCGAGGAGTACGGGGGCCTGGGCGAGTCGCTCCTCACGTACGCGCTGTGCGTCGAGGAGATCGCCCGCGGCTGGATGTCGGTCTCCGGCATCATCAACACGCACTTCATCGTGGCGTACATGCTCAAGCAGCACGGCACGCAGGAGCAGAAGGACTACTTCCTGCCGCGCATGGCGCTCGGCGAGGTGCGTGGGGCCTTCTCGATGTCGGAGCCGGGCCTTGGCTCGGACGTGTCGGCGATCACGTCGAAAGCGGTCAAGGACGGCGACGAGTACGTCCTGAACGGTCAGAAGATGTGGCTGACGAACGGCGGCACGTCCACCCTGGTGGCCGTTCTGGTCCGGAGTGACGAAGGACACCCCGAGGGGAGCGCGCCCCACAAGTCGATGACGACCTTCCTGGTCGAGAAGGAGCCCGGCTTCGGAGAGGTCCGCCCCGGCCTCACCATCCCCGGGAAGATCGACAAGATGGGTTACAAGGGCGTCGACACCACCGAGCTCATCATGGACGGACTGCGCATTCCGGCCAATCGTGTGCTCGGCGGGACCACCGGCCGAGGGTTTTACCAAATGATGGACGGAGTCGAGGTCGGCCGCGTCAACGTAGCGGCACGCGGCTGCGGCGTCGCACAGCGTGCGTTCGAGCTGGGTGTCTCATATGCCCAGCAGCGTCACACTTTCGGCAAGCCGATCGCCCAGCACCAGGCCATCCAGTTCAAGCTCGCCGAGATGGCTACCAAGGTCGAGGCCGCTCATGCGATGATGGTGAACGCGGCACGCAAAAAGGACTCTGGGGAACGAAACGACCTCGAAGCAGGGATGGCGAAGTACCTCGCCTCCGAGTACTGCAAGGAGGTCGTGGAGGATGCTTTCCGGATCCACGGCGGCTACGGCTTCTCCAAGGAGTACGAGATCGAGCGCCTCTACCGAGAGGCTCCGATGCTGTTGATCGGTGAAGGTACCGCCGAAATCCAGAAAATGATCATCGGGCGCAGGTTGCTCGAAGAGTATCGACTCCAGGGCTAG
- a CDS encoding 3-hydroxyacyl-CoA dehydrogenase family protein: MATPLSDTPLSPLKTVAVVGLGTMGTGIAEVLARAGREVIGIDISEAATAQAVTALEASTARGVQRGRCTEQERADVLSRFRTFTDLQAAADADLVIEVTPESYDIKQQVFRALDDIVRPETILATGTNALSVTRLAADSAHPERVLGLHFFNPAPAMKLVEVVSSVLTAPSAVASVTDLALELGKEPVAVGDRPGFVADGLLFGYLNQAAAMYEAKYASREDIDAAMKLGCGLPMGPLALLDLIGVDTARTVLEAMYAESHDRLHAPAPILKQLSEAGLTGRKSGRGFYSYEAPGSTTVVRDALTPLEGAALAPGRTVRSVGVAGSGTMASGIAEVFAKAGYEVVLAARSEEKAQAAKARIGKSLSRSVDKGRMTAEAAAETLERITPAGSYDAFAEVDLALEAVAEDLEIKQQLFATFDKVCKPGAILATTTSSLPVVACARATSRPQDVIGMHFFNPAPAMKLVEVVRTVLTADDVHATVREVCAKIRKHPVDCGDRAGFIVNALLFPYLNNAIKMVQEHYASLDDIDAAMKLGGGYPMGPFELLDVVGLDVSLAIEKVLHREFRDPGLAPAPLLEHLVAAGCLGRKTGRGFREYARR, encoded by the coding sequence ATGGCCACTCCCCTGTCCGACACCCCTCTGTCCCCGCTCAAGACCGTCGCCGTCGTCGGCCTCGGCACCATGGGCACCGGCATCGCCGAGGTCCTCGCCCGGGCCGGCCGCGAAGTCATCGGCATCGACATCAGCGAGGCCGCGACCGCCCAGGCCGTCACGGCGCTCGAAGCGTCCACCGCCCGCGGCGTGCAGCGCGGACGCTGCACCGAGCAGGAGCGCGCCGACGTTCTCTCCCGCTTCCGCACGTTCACCGATCTGCAGGCCGCGGCCGACGCCGACCTGGTCATCGAGGTGACCCCGGAGTCGTACGACATCAAGCAGCAGGTCTTCCGCGCCCTCGACGACATCGTGCGCCCGGAGACGATCCTGGCGACCGGCACCAACGCGCTGTCCGTGACGCGCCTGGCCGCCGACTCGGCCCACCCCGAGCGCGTGCTCGGCCTGCACTTCTTCAACCCGGCACCCGCGATGAAGCTCGTCGAGGTCGTCTCGTCCGTGCTCACCGCGCCGAGCGCGGTGGCCTCGGTCACCGACCTCGCCCTCGAACTCGGCAAGGAGCCCGTCGCGGTCGGCGACCGGCCCGGTTTCGTCGCCGACGGGCTGCTGTTCGGCTACCTCAACCAGGCCGCCGCGATGTACGAGGCGAAGTACGCCTCCCGCGAGGACATCGACGCCGCGATGAAGCTGGGCTGCGGACTGCCCATGGGTCCGCTCGCGCTGCTGGACCTGATCGGCGTGGACACCGCGCGGACCGTCCTGGAGGCCATGTACGCCGAGTCGCACGACCGGCTGCACGCCCCCGCGCCCATCCTCAAGCAGCTCAGCGAGGCGGGCCTGACCGGCCGCAAGTCGGGGCGCGGCTTCTACTCGTACGAGGCTCCCGGCAGCACCACCGTCGTGCGGGACGCGCTGACGCCGCTGGAGGGGGCCGCTCTGGCCCCGGGCCGCACGGTCCGCTCCGTCGGCGTCGCGGGCTCCGGCACGATGGCGTCCGGTATCGCCGAGGTCTTCGCGAAGGCCGGGTACGAGGTCGTCCTCGCCGCCCGCAGCGAGGAGAAGGCGCAGGCCGCCAAGGCCCGTATCGGCAAGTCGCTTTCGCGCTCTGTCGACAAGGGCCGGATGACGGCCGAGGCGGCGGCAGAGACCCTGGAGCGGATCACTCCGGCCGGCTCGTACGACGCCTTCGCCGAGGTCGATCTGGCGCTTGAGGCGGTCGCCGAGGACTTGGAGATCAAGCAGCAGCTGTTCGCCACGTTCGACAAGGTCTGCAAGCCCGGCGCGATCCTCGCCACCACCACCTCCTCGCTGCCCGTCGTCGCCTGCGCCCGCGCCACCTCGCGGCCGCAGGACGTGATCGGTATGCACTTCTTCAACCCTGCCCCGGCGATGAAGCTCGTCGAGGTGGTGCGGACCGTGCTGACCGCCGACGATGTGCACGCCACCGTGCGTGAGGTCTGCGCGAAGATCCGCAAGCACCCGGTGGACTGCGGGGACCGTGCCGGTTTCATCGTGAACGCGCTGCTGTTCCCGTACCTGAACAACGCGATCAAGATGGTGCAGGAGCACTATGCGTCTCTTGACGACATTGACGCGGCGATGAAGCTGGGCGGCGGGTACCCGATGGGCCCGTTCGAGCTCCTGGACGTGGTCGGGCTGGACGTCTCCCTGGCCATCGAGAAGGTTCTGCACCGCGAGTTCCGCGACCCGGGCCTCGCCCCGGCGCCGCTCCTGGAGCACCTGGTGGCCGCGGGCTGCCTCGGCCGCAAGACGGGCCGCGGCTTCCGCGAATATGCCCGGCGCTGA
- a CDS encoding TetR family transcriptional regulator, whose translation MSQPAKSSRTPATPDAPESAAGSRAAAQRLKMRRELAAAAMELFATKGYEATTVDEIAARAGVARRTFFRHFRSKEEAIFPDHDDTLIRAEAVLNAAPAHEHPLDTVCRGIKEVMKMYAARPEISVSRYKLTREVPTLREAEIASVARYERLFTRYLLGHFDEHAHDDDANDDPLLAEVAASAVVTAHNHVLRRWLRAGGQGDVEAQLDHAFSIVRKTFGTGIGAGREAAPRSAPASSFTEGDVLVTVARVDAPLDQVMRTIEQALKERS comes from the coding sequence ATGTCCCAGCCCGCCAAGTCCTCACGTACACCAGCCACGCCCGACGCGCCGGAGAGTGCCGCAGGCAGTCGCGCGGCCGCGCAACGGCTCAAGATGCGCCGAGAGCTGGCGGCCGCGGCCATGGAACTGTTCGCGACCAAGGGGTACGAGGCGACCACGGTCGACGAGATCGCAGCCCGGGCCGGGGTGGCCCGCCGCACGTTCTTCCGTCACTTCCGTTCCAAGGAAGAGGCGATCTTTCCCGACCACGACGACACGTTGATCCGGGCCGAGGCGGTGCTCAACGCGGCGCCCGCGCACGAGCACCCGCTCGACACCGTGTGCCGTGGCATCAAGGAAGTCATGAAGATGTACGCGGCCCGGCCCGAGATCTCCGTCTCGCGCTACAAGCTGACGCGCGAGGTGCCGACGCTGCGGGAGGCGGAAATCGCCTCGGTGGCCCGGTACGAGCGGCTTTTCACCCGCTATCTCCTGGGCCACTTCGACGAGCACGCGCACGACGACGACGCCAACGACGACCCGCTGCTCGCCGAGGTCGCCGCCTCGGCCGTGGTGACGGCGCACAACCATGTTCTACGGCGCTGGCTGCGGGCCGGCGGCCAGGGGGACGTCGAGGCCCAGCTGGACCACGCCTTCTCCATCGTCCGCAAGACGTTCGGCACGGGAATCGGCGCCGGGCGCGAGGCCGCGCCCCGGTCGGCGCCGGCGTCCTCCTTCACCGAGGGGGACGTGCTGGTGACCGTGGCCCGGGTCGATGCCCCGCTGGACCAGGTGATGCGCACCATCGAGCAGGCACTCAAGGAACGGTCGTAG
- a CDS encoding MaoC family dehydratase — protein sequence MQFGRTYEEFEVGAVYKHWPGKTVTEYDDHLFCLLTMNHHPLHMDTNYAEKTTDFGKNVVVGNYIYSLLLGMSVPDVSGKAIANLEIESLKHVAPTFHGDTIYGETTVLDKTPSKSKSDRGIVYVETKGYKQDGTLVCVFRRKVMVPTETYIKERGGEQPGRPELKQTEK from the coding sequence ATGCAGTTCGGACGCACGTACGAGGAGTTCGAGGTCGGCGCGGTCTACAAGCACTGGCCCGGGAAAACGGTCACGGAGTACGACGACCACCTCTTCTGTCTCCTGACCATGAACCACCACCCCCTCCACATGGACACGAACTATGCGGAGAAGACGACGGACTTCGGCAAGAACGTCGTCGTCGGGAACTACATCTACTCGCTGCTGCTCGGCATGTCCGTCCCGGACGTCTCGGGCAAGGCGATCGCCAACCTGGAGATCGAGTCGCTGAAGCACGTGGCGCCGACCTTCCACGGCGACACGATCTATGGCGAGACCACGGTCCTCGACAAGACGCCCTCCAAGTCCAAGTCGGACCGCGGGATCGTCTACGTCGAGACCAAGGGCTACAAGCAGGACGGCACGCTGGTCTGCGTGTTCCGCCGCAAGGTCATGGTCCCCACCGAGACGTACATCAAGGAGCGCGGCGGCGAGCAGCCTGGCCGCCCGGAGCTGAAGCAGACGGAGAAGTAG
- a CDS encoding protein meaA, giving the protein MTERQKDRPWLMRTYAGHSTAEASNELYRRNLAKGQTGLSVAFDLPTQTGYDPDHILARGEVGRVGVPVSHLGDMRRLFQDIPLEQMNTSMTINATAMWLLALYQVVAEEQGADITKLQGTTQNDIVKEYLSRGTHVFPPGPSLRLTTDMITYTVNHIPKWNPINICSYHLQEAGATPVQEIAYAMSTAIAVLDAVFASGQIAEERKGEVVARISFFVNAGVRFIEEMCKMRAFGRIWDKITRERYGIEDPKQRRFRYGVQVNSLGLTEAQPENNVQRIVLEMLAVTLSKDARARAVQLPAWNEALGLPRPWDQQWSLRIQQVLAHESDLLEYEDIFEGSRVIETKVSALVEESLAEIERIQEMGGAMAAVESGYLKSQLVSSHAERRGRIESGQEKIVGVNIFESTEPNPLTADLDAAIQTVDPAVEARVISALQHWRDTRYQPPFNHPRPCKALERLKEAAKGTDNLMEATLECARAGVTTGEWAGALREVFGEFRAPTGVSSAPVAVTAEEGTALALVRRKVELTAKDLGVGKLRFLVGKPGLDGHSNGAEQIAVRARDAGFEVVYQGIRLTPEQIVDAAVAEDVHGVGLSILSGSHAQLVPDVLERLREAGAADIPVIAGGIIPNADAEQLRAAGVAAVFTPKDFDITGIIGRIVDEIRKANKLDPLEVPA; this is encoded by the coding sequence ATGACAGAGCGCCAGAAGGACCGGCCGTGGCTGATGCGCACGTACGCCGGTCACTCCACCGCCGAGGCGTCCAACGAGTTGTACCGGCGCAACCTCGCCAAGGGCCAGACCGGCCTGTCGGTCGCGTTCGACCTGCCGACGCAGACCGGCTACGACCCCGACCACATCCTCGCCCGCGGCGAGGTCGGCCGGGTCGGGGTGCCGGTCTCGCATCTCGGTGACATGCGCCGGCTGTTCCAGGACATACCCCTGGAGCAGATGAACACCTCGATGACCATCAACGCCACCGCCATGTGGCTGCTGGCGCTCTATCAGGTCGTCGCCGAGGAGCAGGGTGCGGACATCACCAAGCTCCAGGGGACGACTCAGAACGACATCGTGAAGGAGTACCTGTCGCGGGGGACGCACGTCTTCCCGCCGGGTCCCTCCCTCCGTCTGACGACGGACATGATCACGTACACGGTGAACCACATCCCGAAGTGGAACCCGATCAACATCTGCAGCTATCACCTGCAGGAGGCGGGAGCCACCCCGGTCCAGGAGATCGCGTACGCGATGTCCACCGCGATCGCCGTCCTGGACGCGGTGTTCGCGTCCGGCCAGATCGCCGAGGAACGCAAGGGCGAGGTCGTGGCCCGTATCTCCTTCTTCGTGAACGCGGGTGTCCGCTTCATCGAGGAGATGTGCAAGATGCGGGCGTTCGGGCGGATCTGGGACAAGATCACGCGCGAGCGGTACGGCATCGAGGACCCCAAGCAGCGGCGCTTTCGGTACGGAGTCCAGGTCAACTCCCTCGGTCTGACCGAGGCGCAGCCGGAGAACAACGTCCAGCGGATCGTGCTCGAGATGCTGGCCGTGACGCTCTCGAAGGACGCACGCGCGCGTGCCGTCCAACTTCCCGCCTGGAACGAGGCGTTGGGCCTGCCGCGCCCCTGGGACCAGCAGTGGTCACTGCGTATCCAGCAGGTGCTCGCGCACGAGAGCGACCTCTTGGAGTACGAGGACATCTTCGAGGGCTCGCGCGTGATCGAGACCAAGGTGTCGGCTCTCGTCGAGGAGTCGCTGGCCGAGATCGAGCGGATCCAGGAGATGGGCGGCGCGATGGCCGCTGTCGAGTCGGGCTACCTGAAGTCGCAGCTCGTCTCCTCGCACGCCGAGCGCCGGGGCCGTATCGAGTCCGGTCAAGAGAAGATAGTCGGCGTCAACATCTTCGAGTCGACCGAGCCGAACCCGCTCACGGCCGACCTGGACGCGGCGATCCAGACGGTCGACCCGGCGGTCGAGGCCCGGGTGATCTCCGCGCTCCAGCACTGGCGCGACACGCGCTACCAGCCGCCCTTCAACCACCCTCGCCCGTGCAAGGCGCTGGAGCGGCTGAAGGAGGCCGCCAAGGGCACCGACAACCTCATGGAGGCCACCCTGGAGTGTGCCCGCGCCGGTGTCACGACCGGCGAGTGGGCCGGGGCGCTGCGCGAGGTGTTCGGCGAGTTCCGCGCCCCCACCGGCGTCTCCTCCGCCCCCGTCGCGGTCACCGCCGAGGAGGGCACCGCGCTCGCGCTGGTCCGCCGCAAGGTGGAGCTGACGGCGAAGGACCTCGGCGTCGGCAAGCTCCGCTTCCTGGTGGGCAAGCCGGGCCTGGACGGGCACTCGAACGGCGCCGAGCAGATCGCCGTGCGGGCCCGCGACGCCGGGTTCGAGGTGGTCTACCAGGGCATCCGGCTCACGCCCGAGCAGATCGTGGACGCCGCGGTCGCCGAGGACGTGCACGGGGTCGGACTGTCCATCCTGTCCGGTTCGCACGCCCAGTTGGTCCCGGACGTGCTGGAGAGGCTGCGCGAGGCCGGCGCGGCCGACATTCCGGTGATCGCGGGCGGGATCATCCCGAACGCCGACGCCGAACAGCTGCGGGCCGCGGGAGTGGCCGCGGTCTTCACCCCGAAGGACTTCGACATCACCGGAATCATCGGCCGTATCGTCGACGAGATCCGCAAAGCGAACAAGCTCGACCCCCTGGAGGTCCCCGCATGA
- the ccrA gene encoding crotonyl-CoA carboxylase/reductase: protein MKEILDAIQSPDSTSADFAALPLPESYRAITVHKDETEMFAGLTTRDKDPRKSIHLDDVPVPELGPGEALVAVMASSVNYNSVWTSIFEPMATFGFLERYGRLSELTKRHDLPYHIIGSDLAGVVLRTGPGVNAWKPGDEVVAHCLSVELESSDGHNDTMLDPEQRIWGFETNFGGLAEIALVKSNQLMPKPDHLSWEEAAAPGLVNSTAYRQLVSRNGAGMKQGDNVLIWGASGGLGSYATQFALAGGANPICVVSSEQKADICRKMGAEAIIDRNAEGYKFWKDEHTQDPKEWKRFGKRIRELTDGEDVDIVFEHPGRETFGASVYVTRKGGTIVTCASTSGYNHEYDNRYLWMSLKRIVGSHFANYREAWEANRLVAKGKIHPTLSKVYSLEETGQAAYDVHRNLHQGKVGVLALAPREGLGVRDEEKRAQHIDAINRFRNV from the coding sequence GTGAAGGAAATCCTGGACGCGATTCAGTCGCCGGACTCCACGTCCGCCGACTTCGCAGCTCTGCCGCTCCCCGAGTCGTACCGCGCGATCACCGTGCACAAGGACGAGACGGAGATGTTCGCCGGGCTCACCACCCGCGACAAGGACCCCCGCAAGTCGATCCACCTGGACGACGTGCCGGTGCCGGAACTCGGCCCGGGCGAGGCTCTGGTGGCCGTCATGGCCTCCTCCGTCAACTACAACTCGGTCTGGACCTCGATCTTCGAGCCGATGGCGACCTTCGGCTTCCTGGAGCGCTACGGCAGGCTCAGCGAGCTCACCAAGCGCCACGACCTGCCGTACCACATCATCGGCTCCGACCTCGCGGGCGTCGTCCTGCGCACCGGCCCGGGCGTCAACGCCTGGAAGCCCGGTGACGAGGTCGTCGCGCACTGTCTGTCCGTCGAGCTGGAGTCCTCCGACGGCCACAACGACACGATGCTCGACCCTGAGCAGCGCATCTGGGGCTTCGAGACGAACTTCGGCGGTCTCGCCGAGATAGCCCTCGTCAAGTCGAACCAGCTGATGCCGAAGCCGGACCACCTGTCGTGGGAGGAGGCCGCCGCTCCGGGCCTGGTGAACTCCACCGCGTACCGCCAGCTGGTGTCGCGGAACGGCGCCGGCATGAAGCAGGGCGACAACGTGCTCATCTGGGGCGCGAGCGGCGGACTCGGCTCGTACGCCACGCAGTTCGCGCTCGCCGGTGGCGCCAACCCGATCTGTGTCGTCAGCAGCGAGCAGAAGGCGGACATCTGCCGGAAGATGGGCGCCGAGGCGATCATCGACCGCAACGCCGAGGGCTACAAGTTCTGGAAGGACGAGCACACCCAGGACCCGAAGGAGTGGAAGCGCTTCGGCAAGCGCATCCGCGAGCTGACCGACGGCGAGGACGTCGACATCGTCTTCGAGCACCCCGGGCGCGAGACCTTCGGCGCCAGTGTGTACGTGACCCGCAAGGGCGGCACCATCGTCACCTGCGCCTCGACCTCGGGCTACAACCACGAGTACGACAACCGCTACCTGTGGATGTCGCTGAAGCGCATCGTCGGCTCGCACTTCGCGAACTACCGCGAGGCCTGGGAGGCCAACCGGCTCGTCGCCAAGGGCAAGATCCACCCGACGCTCTCCAAGGTGTACTCCCTGGAGGAGACCGGGCAGGCCGCCTACGACGTGCACCGCAACCTCCACCAGGGCAAGGTCGGCGTTCTCGCGCTGGCGCCCCGCGAGGGTCTGGGTGTGCGCGACGAGGAGAAGCGCGCCCAGCACATCGACGCCATCAACCGCTTCCGGAACGTCTGA
- a CDS encoding CoA ester lyase, producing the protein MTTPVNRLRPRRSCLAVPGSNPRFLEKAQGLPADQVFLDLEDACAPLAKPEARHTIVKFLNEGDWTGKTRVVRVNDWTTEWTYRDVVTVVEGAGQNLDCIMLPKVQDAQQVVALDLLLTQIEKTMGFEVGKIGIEAQIENAKGLVNVDEIAAASPRVETIIFGPADFMASINMKSLVVGEQPPGYPADAYHYILMRILMAARTHNLQAIDGPYLQIRNQEGYREVAQRAAALGFDGKWVLHPDQVAAANEIFSPSQEDFDHAELILDAYEYYTSEAGGKKGSAMLGDEMIDEASRKMALVISGKGRAAGMQRTSKFEAPEA; encoded by the coding sequence ATGACCACGCCCGTCAACCGCCTTCGCCCGCGGCGCTCCTGCCTGGCCGTGCCCGGCTCGAACCCCCGCTTCCTGGAGAAGGCCCAGGGCCTCCCCGCGGACCAGGTCTTCCTCGACCTGGAGGACGCGTGCGCCCCGCTCGCCAAGCCCGAGGCGCGGCACACCATCGTCAAGTTCCTCAACGAGGGCGACTGGACCGGCAAGACGCGGGTCGTGCGCGTCAACGACTGGACGACCGAGTGGACGTACCGCGATGTCGTGACCGTCGTCGAGGGCGCGGGCCAGAACCTCGACTGCATCATGCTGCCGAAGGTGCAGGACGCCCAGCAGGTCGTGGCTCTCGATCTGCTGTTGACGCAGATCGAGAAGACGATGGGCTTCGAGGTCGGCAAGATCGGTATTGAGGCGCAGATCGAGAACGCGAAGGGTCTGGTCAATGTTGACGAGATCGCCGCTGCCTCACCGCGTGTAGAGACCATCATCTTCGGCCCGGCCGACTTCATGGCGTCGATCAACATGAAGTCGCTCGTCGTGGGCGAGCAGCCCCCGGGCTACCCGGCGGACGCGTACCACTACATCCTCATGCGCATCCTGATGGCCGCGCGCACGCACAACCTCCAGGCGATCGACGGCCCCTACCTGCAGATCCGCAACCAGGAGGGCTACCGCGAGGTCGCCCAGCGCGCCGCCGCCCTCGGCTTCGACGGCAAGTGGGTGCTGCACCCGGACCAGGTCGCCGCGGCCAACGAGATCTTCTCGCCCTCCCAGGAGGACTTCGACCATGCGGAGCTGATCCTGGACGCGTACGAGTACTACACGTCCGAGGCGGGCGGCAAGAAGGGCTCCGCGATGCTCGGCGACGAGATGATCGACGAGGCCAGCCGCAAGATGGCGCTGGTCATCTCGGGCAAGGGCCGGGCCGCCGGCATGCAGCGCACGTCCAAGTTCGAAGCCCCGGAGGCCTGA